In the Bacteroidia bacterium genome, CCGTAGCACGCCGACCTTGTGGGCATGAGCGCAGCGAAACGCCCACAAGGGCACGCCCAAAATATTACTCCTAAAACTTTTTTACAATCCAAAACTCACGTTAGTTTACTATGCTTTACTTATCAAAAATTTGATGTCCGGGTTTGTTTTAGTTGGGTTGAAGAGAACGAGGGTAAAATTCTGCAATGTCGTAGGTAGGTCTTTGGGCGTACCATCTATCATTAGATAGGCGCTTGTTATAGGCTATACGAGAAGTTTCTGCGAATAGCATTCTGTAAGGTTGTTCTTCATGTAGAACTGCTTGGAGGGCTTTATGTAAAGCGTAGCGTTTTTGTGTATCTATTTCTAAAGGAATAGCGCTAAGTAGCTCATCTGCTTTTTTAGATTGGAAGCATCCATAGTTATATCCTCCATCTATTTGAGAAGAGTGAAAAACGCTGTATAAATCTTGTTCGTTTGCATCGTAGACCCAGCCCCCTATCCAGGCTTCTAGCTCATGATTTTTGCATCGGTCAAGAAAAGCGCCCCAATCATATCCACGAGGAGTAAGTTCAATACCCACTTGTTTAAATATGGGCTGTAAAATCATAGCAATACTTTTTCTTACCTCATTTTCATTCGGATAAGCTAGTTCAAACCTAAAATCTACTTTTTTGCCATTGATTTCTTTGTCTATCCAGCCATTATTGTCTGTATCTTTCCAGCCTGCTTCCACTAAGAGTTGCTTAGCTTTATTTATATCAAAAGGAATGTCGGGCAATTCCTTATTATATTCAGGTCGTTTGAAAAAAATCATAGACTTTACAGGTTCAGCCATACCGTAGAGTACCTTTTCTTTGAGCATTTTTGGGTCAATCAAATGTGCCATAGCTTGGCGAACCTTCTTGTCAGCAAAGAAGTTTTTTTCAGGATTTCCCTTGACATTCATGTTCCAACCGATATAGGTGTATTTAGGGTACACTTCACTACGTTTTTCAAAATTTTGCTTAAAGAAGGGATCTTCCATGTCTTTTTGCATTTGAGAGGGCTTGAAATGGTCTGAAAAGTCAATTTCTCCTGATTTAAGTGCAATAAAAGCAGCATTGACATCTGTAATTATCTTGAAATACAAAGTGTCCATTCCTTGAATAAAATTAGGCTCTTTGCTACCTTTGTTCCAATAATTTACGTTTTTAATTAACATAACATGCTTACCTGGGTCCCATTCTTTTACTACATATCTTCCTGAACCCAGGATAAAATTGGGGTCTCGATTAAATTCTTGTCTAGAAAAATGTTCAGCAAAAGGTTTGAACTTTTCAAGAGATGTATTATCTATCTTTTTTTCCCAAGCTTCAATAGCTTCCGCTACGGTGTACCTGTCAGATAAATTTTCCTTATCATAGAAGTGCTTAGGAAGTACAAAAAGGTAATTCGTTACCTTGAACAGGTTATCATAAGCTACCTTTTTGAAGGTAAAGACTACGGTTCTTTTATCTTTTGCCACACAATCTTTGAGGTACTTCATATCTGCTCGTTTAGGTTGAGCATCTATTAACGGATTGACTATACACTTTACAGTAAAAACAACATCTTCCGCTGTAATCGGGTGATTATCTGCAAAATGAATGTTTGGTTTTAAAGTAAAAGTAAGTGTAAGATTATCTTCAGAAAAAGAATAATCTTGGCAAAGCACTTTTTTATCCAGTTCTAGAGTTTGGTAGTTTAGATCAATCAATTTATCAAACAGGAGCTGATGAATGTAGGTAGAGGTAGCGTCAGCAGTAGTGATAGGGTTTAATCCTTTGGGTTCGCTCCGTTCATGCTTAATAATTGTTTTTACACGATTTACTTTAATTCCACCTGACTTTTGTTCGGAACCACCGCAGCCTTGTAAAATCCAAGCTAAAGCACCAAACAGGAACGCTATTAAGCACAGCTTTTTCATTTAGTTTGTAACTTATATGGCACGAATGCAAAAGTAATAGTTCATTTTTAATTGTGCAAAGACATAGATACTAACGTATTGAGAATAAATAAGATAAATTTAAGTTTAGCATAGTTTAATATTGATTTTTTGAGTGTGCCTCTTGCTGTGCAAGGGTCGGAGCATTCCGCACGTAACCACGGGGCACGCCAACCCTGTGGGCATTTCGCCTGCGCTTATGTCCACAAGGACACGCAAAAAAATTAAAATTTAATTTTAGGTTTTTTATAGACAAAAAAACAATCCTGATCCCGCGCGGCTGTCACACCCCGCTGCTACGTACTCTTTTAGGGGCTATAAAATCTGAGCACGCGGTTCTGTATGTTTAATAATCAATCAGACAAAAAGTGCCACAAATTTTAAATTTTGCTCTGAAAAGTCAAACTATAACTACACTAGTGAGCTACTACTATTTTACCTATACATACAGGTTCGCTTTGAGAATGGGCATACGCATAGTATATTCCATTGGGTAAATTGCCTACATACATCAAAGCTAAACCTTGCAGGTCAGTAAGATTTTGCTGCGCCACAGCTTGACCTAAGGGGTTAATTAGAAGCAATGTTACATTTCTGTTGTTAGGATGTATTTGATAATTAAAACTGATAAAGTCAGCAGCAGGATTTTGAGAAGCTATTTGTACTTGTGGCTTGTGTGGGTTCATCATGTCTTTAATTGAGGAGCTTGAAGTTACTACATAGGTTGCCATAGTACAAGAAGAGTCCAGTGGATTATCATTATTGAAAACACAGAACTTAATAGTTACTGTACCTGTATTCACATCAGGTTCATAGGTAAATTTAAGAGTTTCTGTAGCGTTTGCTGCTAGTTCAGCAGGAGGAGCAGACGTTGAAGGAGCAAGGGTAGGACTACCCCCATAACAGTAAGATCCATAGCATATTTGCCACCCTGAACCAGAAGGAATACTACTCAAAGGACTGGCCGAAATACGATACTTTAATGTGCGAGTATCTGTATTGAGCATACTTACTACGGCATCTACACTGGTGTTTATAGTTGTGTTTTTAGTTTGGGATTTAGGATTTAACACCATAGTAGATTGTGCTTTAAGCTTAAATAAGCCCAAGAACAAGACAAATACGAGCAGAATGAATACGCCTCTTTTCATAATAGCACTTAAATAAGATTTTACAAAGTTAATTACTGTCTAACAATTATGCAATAATCTCTATACAAAATATTAAAAGCACATTTGTACAACCAATGTAGTTACTTTTTGATAAGGATAAGATATGGATAGTCATTTGGTAGGTATGTTCAAAATTTGTGTAAAGAAATCCGCCAGTTTTTGTATAGCTTTTGCCCTGTGGCTAACGGCATTTTTTTCCTCTAGACTCATTTCTGCATACGTCTTTTGGTGCCCATCGGGGATAAAAATAGGGTCGTAGCCAAAACCTTGTGTGCCTTTTGGGGTATCTGTAATTGTTCCATATACTATACCTTCAAAATAACGAAAACTATTTTCATCGTAATACGCAATTACTGTTCTAAATCTTGCTCTTCTATTAGTTTGATACTTCATTTCTTCTAATAACTTTTGTACATTTTTCTGACTATCTCTTGTTCCTGAGTAATAAGCAGAATGGATACCTGGTCGGTTATTCAAAACAAAAACTTCTAGACCTGAATCATCAGCTAAACAAGGAAGGCAGCATAAATTAAAAATTGTTTTTGCTTTAAGTAAAGCATTTTGGACAAAGGTTTCTGAAGTTTCAGGTATCTCTACGTTAGATAAACCAACATCGTGTAGGGTTAAAAGTTCTATTTGAGGTAAAAGCTGTTTAATTTCTTCAATTTTATGGGTATTGCGCGTGGCTAGAACAATCTTACGCATATTCAAAATTTTATCTCAAAATTACAAATCATTCAGCTGATTTTGCTACACCAGAAATAAAAAGAGTAAGA is a window encoding:
- the rdgB gene encoding RdgB/HAM1 family non-canonical purine NTP pyrophosphatase gives rise to the protein MRKIVLATRNTHKIEEIKQLLPQIELLTLHDVGLSNVEIPETSETFVQNALLKAKTIFNLCCLPCLADDSGLEVFVLNNRPGIHSAYYSGTRDSQKNVQKLLEEMKYQTNRRARFRTVIAYYDENSFRYFEGIVYGTITDTPKGTQGFGYDPIFIPDGHQKTYAEMSLEEKNAVSHRAKAIQKLADFFTQILNIPTK
- a CDS encoding ABC transporter substrate-binding protein; this translates as MKKLCLIAFLFGALAWILQGCGGSEQKSGGIKVNRVKTIIKHERSEPKGLNPITTADATSTYIHQLLFDKLIDLNYQTLELDKKVLCQDYSFSEDNLTLTFTLKPNIHFADNHPITAEDVVFTVKCIVNPLIDAQPKRADMKYLKDCVAKDKRTVVFTFKKVAYDNLFKVTNYLFVLPKHFYDKENLSDRYTVAEAIEAWEKKIDNTSLEKFKPFAEHFSRQEFNRDPNFILGSGRYVVKEWDPGKHVMLIKNVNYWNKGSKEPNFIQGMDTLYFKIITDVNAAFIALKSGEIDFSDHFKPSQMQKDMEDPFFKQNFEKRSEVYPKYTYIGWNMNVKGNPEKNFFADKKVRQAMAHLIDPKMLKEKVLYGMAEPVKSMIFFKRPEYNKELPDIPFDINKAKQLLVEAGWKDTDNNGWIDKEINGKKVDFRFELAYPNENEVRKSIAMILQPIFKQVGIELTPRGYDWGAFLDRCKNHELEAWIGGWVYDANEQDLYSVFHSSQIDGGYNYGCFQSKKADELLSAIPLEIDTQKRYALHKALQAVLHEEQPYRMLFAETSRIAYNKRLSNDRWYAQRPTYDIAEFYPRSLQPN